One Arachis hypogaea cultivar Tifrunner chromosome 18, arahy.Tifrunner.gnm2.J5K5, whole genome shotgun sequence genomic window, ttaatttttaatattgaaatgtgcttgtttcttattttttaggTGTTGGAATTGGCTGGAAATGCTGCGAGGGACAACAAGAAGAATAGGATTATTCCAAGGCATGTTCTTTTGGCTGTGAGGAACGATGAAGAATTGGGGAAATTGCTTGCTGGTGTTACCATTGCACATGGTGGTGTTCTTCCCAACATTAACCCTGTTTTGTTGCCTAAGAAGACCGCTGAGAAAGCTCCCAAGGAAACAAAGTCACCCTCCAAGGCCACTAAGTCTCCGAAGAAAGCTTGATTTGG contains:
- the LOC112771235 gene encoding histone H2A; translated protein: MDAASKVKKGAGGRKGGGPKKKPVSRSVKAGLQFPVGRIGRYLKKGRYSQRVGTGAPVYLAAVLEYLAAEVLELAGNAARDNKKNRIIPRHVLLAVRNDEELGKLLAGVTIAHGGVLPNINPVLLPKKTAEKAPKETKSPSKATKSPKKA